A genomic stretch from Desulfotignum balticum DSM 7044 includes:
- the amaB gene encoding L-piperidine-6-carboxylate dehydrogenase: MDTHTIDSILQDLAIEPVNYGATTGSTQGRIHTLGKELVSVSPATGRPIASVIQAQAHDYEAVVSRAHAAFEKFRLMPAPRRGEIVREIGNALREKKQSLGALISLETGKIRAEGEGEVQEMIDIADFAVGLSRQLYGLTMHSERPSHRMYEQWHPLGIVGIITAFNFPAAVWSWNALLAVVCGDAVLFKPSSKAPLTAIAIQNIIAPVVDKYDIDGVFNLVIGNRTDVGDVMLRDTRVPLISATGSTAMGKKVATAVAARLGRSLLELGGNNAIIVTEDGDLDMALRATLFGAVGTAGQRCTSTRRIIIHNSIKETFVKKLVYAYEQIRIGDPMDPETLMGPLIDDTARQAMMQAIEAVKNQGGTVVYGGTPLTVEGFENGSFVTPAIVEAENHYPIVQEETFAPILYIIGYDTFDQALALHNDVPQGLSSAVFTRSIQYQEQFLSHRGSDCGIANVNIGTSGAEIGGAFGGEKETGGGRESGSDAWRIYMRRQTNTINWGNDLPLAQGIVFDIKGESS, translated from the coding sequence ATGGACACACACACCATTGACAGCATTTTACAGGATCTGGCCATTGAGCCGGTCAATTACGGCGCCACCACCGGATCGACCCAAGGCCGGATCCATACCCTTGGCAAGGAACTGGTATCGGTTTCGCCGGCCACGGGCCGACCCATCGCCAGTGTGATACAGGCCCAGGCCCACGATTATGAAGCCGTGGTCAGCCGGGCCCATGCCGCGTTTGAAAAGTTCCGGCTGATGCCGGCACCCCGCCGGGGGGAGATCGTCCGGGAGATCGGAAATGCCCTGCGGGAGAAAAAGCAGAGCTTAGGCGCCCTGATCAGCCTGGAGACCGGAAAGATCCGGGCCGAAGGCGAAGGTGAAGTTCAGGAGATGATCGATATCGCGGATTTTGCCGTGGGACTGAGCCGCCAGCTGTATGGGTTGACCATGCACAGTGAAAGACCGTCCCACCGCATGTATGAGCAGTGGCATCCCCTGGGGATCGTGGGCATTATCACGGCATTCAATTTCCCGGCCGCGGTCTGGTCCTGGAATGCCCTGCTGGCCGTTGTGTGCGGAGATGCCGTTCTGTTCAAGCCCAGCTCCAAAGCCCCGCTCACGGCCATTGCCATCCAGAACATCATCGCCCCGGTGGTGGACAAGTATGACATAGACGGGGTGTTCAACCTGGTGATCGGAAACCGGACCGATGTGGGGGATGTTATGCTCCGGGACACGCGGGTTCCTTTGATCAGCGCCACGGGCAGCACAGCCATGGGCAAAAAAGTAGCCACTGCCGTGGCAGCCCGCCTGGGCCGGTCCCTGCTGGAACTGGGGGGCAACAACGCCATCATCGTTACCGAAGACGGTGATCTGGATATGGCGCTGCGGGCCACTCTTTTTGGGGCCGTGGGCACGGCCGGACAGCGGTGCACCTCCACCCGGCGCATCATCATTCACAACAGTATCAAAGAGACATTCGTCAAAAAACTGGTTTATGCCTACGAGCAGATCCGGATCGGCGATCCCATGGACCCGGAAACGCTGATGGGACCGTTGATCGACGATACGGCCAGACAGGCCATGATGCAGGCCATTGAAGCGGTCAAAAACCAGGGCGGCACCGTGGTGTACGGCGGCACCCCCCTGACGGTGGAAGGTTTTGAAAATGGCAGTTTTGTCACCCCGGCCATTGTGGAAGCGGAAAATCACTATCCCATCGTGCAGGAAGAGACCTTTGCCCCGATTCTGTATATCATCGGGTATGATACCTTTGACCAGGCGTTGGCATTGCACAATGACGTGCCCCAGGGACTGTCCAGCGCCGTGTTCACCCGGTCCATCCAGTACCAGGAGCAGTTTCTGTCCCACAGGGGGTCGGACTGCGGCATCGCCAATGTCAATATCGGTACGAGCGGGGCCGAGATCGGCGGCGCGTTCGGCGGTGAAAAAGAGACCGGCGGAGGCCGGGAATCCGGCAGTGATGCCTGGAGAATCTACATGCGCCGCCAGACCAATACCATCAACTGGGGAAACGATCTGCCCCTGGCCCAGGGCATCGTCTTTGACATCAAAGGAGAATCATCATGA
- a CDS encoding pyridine nucleotide-disulfide oxidoreductase/dicluster-binding protein, with product MEKARLTKFEEKCIQEEPAFCSAACPFHLDVKAFLGHMRNKDMDRAFKVIENALPVPDILARICDHPCEAHCIRNHLDAPVAIGHLERICAAGRTRRKKRFLPPAKGRTAGIWGSGLSSLTAAWDLSLKGYAVTVFDRTDALGGHLRGISSAVLPSEILAKEIQALKSFGVEFRTADSPDAAFPSRTDLSFDAVYIGEDCPGEPFTGFDRDDTGRPLVDGFFGGTSHPRIFTGGFLETAPPLDTRSHPVAFAAQGRKAATSMDRLLSKVSPTAGREREGAISTRLSTDISGVTPCPRLDLIEDPGTGAVTCDRDLAAREADRCIQCDCSRCLRVCTYLTEFKGYPRRYAREIYNNAAIVKGEKKANLLINSCSLCRLCETVCPDDFSMADLCLEARQEMVQSDRMPVSAHDFALQEMAHAAGDACFFARHAPGSGRSDQIFFPGCQLLGSAPDQVTRVYDFLLANLSGSIGFATGCCGAPARWAGRPALETDTLARFISFWEDAGRPTIITACSSCTWMLSRHLPDADIVSLYKTLLDLTDCLPAVLRNTAPEPVNIIDPCTAREDRAVQEAVRTLARSAGVIIQELPAAGALTECCGFGGLVFNANPKLTQKINQERADQSDLNFLAYCAMCRDRLAKAGKKTAHLLDLFWPQTDHPEQRKDPGFSGRHDNLAQVKHRMLAELWQESPDPALLKGPAVPVRYNPGVRQVLEDHFILESDIAQVLAHIGTGTPPFYNPDNGTHIAFFRPGRVCFWVAFQKHETGIEIVNAWSHRMQVIPNTLFVPGTPTEPHNETIVCRSCDNGELGFFKNHVEYLGSRFDVVLPQCRHCGKIYISPDIARGRMAEVEKILEDK from the coding sequence ATGGAAAAAGCCCGTCTCACCAAATTTGAAGAAAAATGCATCCAGGAGGAACCGGCGTTCTGTTCCGCAGCCTGCCCGTTTCACCTGGATGTCAAGGCATTTCTGGGACACATGCGGAACAAAGACATGGACCGGGCGTTCAAGGTGATTGAAAACGCCCTGCCGGTGCCGGACATTCTTGCCCGGATCTGCGATCATCCCTGTGAAGCCCATTGCATCCGCAACCACCTGGATGCACCCGTGGCCATCGGCCACCTGGAACGGATCTGTGCCGCCGGCCGGACCCGGCGTAAAAAACGGTTCCTACCGCCAGCCAAGGGCCGGACCGCGGGCATATGGGGCAGCGGCTTGAGCAGCCTGACCGCTGCCTGGGACTTAAGCCTCAAAGGCTATGCCGTAACGGTGTTCGACAGGACCGATGCGTTGGGCGGACACCTGCGGGGAATTTCCAGTGCTGTCCTTCCCTCGGAGATCCTGGCAAAAGAAATCCAGGCACTGAAATCGTTTGGGGTTGAATTCAGGACTGCGGATTCGCCGGATGCTGCATTTCCCTCCCGGACAGACCTGTCTTTCGATGCCGTGTATATCGGGGAAGATTGCCCGGGGGAGCCCTTTACCGGTTTTGACCGGGATGATACCGGCCGGCCTCTGGTGGATGGATTTTTCGGCGGCACCTCACATCCCCGGATCTTTACCGGCGGGTTTTTAGAAACCGCCCCCCCTTTGGACACCCGGTCTCATCCGGTGGCGTTTGCGGCCCAGGGCCGGAAAGCCGCCACCTCCATGGACCGGTTGCTGTCAAAGGTCTCCCCCACGGCCGGCCGGGAACGGGAAGGCGCGATCTCCACAAGGCTGTCCACCGATATCAGCGGGGTGACACCCTGCCCCCGGCTGGATCTTATCGAAGATCCCGGCACCGGTGCCGTGACCTGCGACCGGGACCTGGCGGCCCGGGAGGCGGACCGCTGCATCCAGTGCGATTGTTCCCGGTGTCTGCGTGTGTGCACCTACCTGACCGAGTTCAAGGGATATCCCCGTCGATACGCCCGGGAGATCTACAACAATGCCGCCATTGTCAAGGGGGAAAAAAAGGCCAACCTGCTGATCAATTCATGCAGCCTGTGCCGGTTATGCGAAACCGTGTGCCCCGATGATTTTTCCATGGCAGATCTGTGCCTGGAAGCACGGCAGGAAATGGTCCAGTCGGACCGGATGCCGGTGTCAGCCCATGATTTCGCGCTTCAGGAAATGGCCCATGCCGCAGGGGACGCCTGTTTTTTTGCCCGCCATGCCCCGGGAAGCGGCCGGTCAGATCAGATCTTTTTTCCCGGGTGCCAGCTGTTAGGATCCGCCCCGGACCAGGTAACCCGGGTGTATGATTTTTTACTGGCAAACCTGTCCGGCAGTATCGGGTTTGCCACAGGCTGCTGTGGAGCCCCGGCCCGGTGGGCCGGACGGCCGGCCCTGGAAACGGACACCCTGGCGCGGTTCATATCCTTCTGGGAAGACGCGGGCAGGCCAACGATCATCACCGCATGCAGTTCCTGCACCTGGATGCTCTCCCGGCACCTGCCTGACGCTGATATTGTTTCTCTGTACAAAACACTGCTGGACCTGACAGACTGCCTGCCGGCGGTCCTCCGCAACACCGCCCCCGAACCGGTGAACATCATCGATCCCTGCACGGCAAGGGAAGACCGCGCGGTTCAGGAGGCGGTCCGGACCCTGGCCCGGTCCGCCGGTGTGATCATCCAGGAACTGCCCGCTGCCGGTGCCCTGACCGAATGCTGCGGATTCGGGGGCCTGGTTTTCAATGCCAATCCGAAGCTCACCCAAAAAATCAACCAGGAACGGGCCGATCAGAGCGACCTGAATTTTCTGGCCTACTGCGCCATGTGCCGGGACCGGCTGGCAAAGGCAGGCAAAAAAACCGCCCACCTCCTGGACCTGTTCTGGCCCCAGACCGATCATCCGGAACAACGGAAGGATCCGGGTTTCTCCGGCCGGCATGACAACCTGGCACAGGTCAAACACCGCATGCTGGCTGAACTCTGGCAGGAATCCCCGGACCCGGCCCTGCTGAAAGGCCCGGCCGTGCCGGTCCGTTACAACCCCGGGGTGCGGCAGGTTCTGGAAGATCATTTTATCCTGGAATCTGACATAGCGCAGGTACTGGCCCATATCGGCACGGGCACGCCCCCTTTTTACAACCCGGACAACGGAACCCACATCGCTTTTTTCCGGCCGGGCCGGGTCTGTTTCTGGGTGGCGTTTCAAAAACATGAAACCGGGATTGAGATCGTCAATGCCTGGAGTCACCGGATGCAGGTGATCCCCAACACCCTGTTCGTTCCGGGAACCCCTACAGAACCCCACAACGAAACCATTGTGTGCCGGTCCTGTGACAACGGGGAGCTGGGATTTTTCAAAAACCATGTAGAATACCTGGGAAGCCGGTTCGATGTGGTCCTGCCCCAGTGCAGACACTGCGGCAAAATCTATATCTCACCGGACATCGCCCGGGGAAGGATGGCGGAAGTTGAAAAAATTCTTGAAGACAAATAG
- a CDS encoding molybdopterin-dependent aldehyde oxidoreductase translates to MIKKNLIINSVPRTLIVNEEDRLSTVLRESLFLTGVKVGCGEGQCGACNVILNDKLVRSCITKMKRVPDDAKITTIEGVGTPDNLHPLQASWMVHGGAQCGFCSPGFIVSSKALLDETPDPSREEVRDWFQKHKNACRCTGYKPLVDAVMDAAKVMNKQMAPEELSFKLPEDGRIWGSKYPRPTALAKVTGTCDYGADLGIKMPAETLHLALVQARVSHANIKGIDTSEAEKMPGVYKVVTHKDVPGKNRITGLITFPSNKGDGWDRPILCDEKVFQFGDAIAIVCADTIENARAAAEKVVVDLEPLPEYMSAPAAMADDAMEIHPGTPNVYYIQKIQKGEDTGPCFNDADVVVEDDFYVGRQPHMPIEPDVGFAYPGEEGRLTIHSKSIGLFLHHAMIAPGIGIEPEKLILVQNPAGGTFGYKFSPTMEALLGVAALATGKPVFLNYTWYQQQTYTGKRSPFFINLRFAADKDGTLQGMESDWTVDHGPYSEFGDLVTLRGAQFIGAGYHIPRIRGEGRTVCTNHAWGSAFRAYGSPQSEFASEVLMDMLAEKLGMDPFDLRLKNVYRKGSTSPTGSVPESLSLPEMFEKLRPKYEAAKKAAQQASNDAFKYGVGLSVGVYGCGLDGPDSSQVKVCLNPDNSVTVFNSWEDHGQGADSGSLGTAHEALRPLGISPENIHLVMNDTSRVPDSGPAGGSRSQVVTGQAIKAACEMLMGAMRKSDGSFRSHDEMKQENIPLEYTGSWTAPAANCDENAQGNPFAVYMYGVFMAQVCVETATGKTRVEKMTAVADVGKINNRLTVDGQMYGGLAQGIGLALFEDYEDIKKHSTMIGAGFPYIKAIPDDIELMYVESPREHGPFGAAGVGELPLTSPHAAIINAIYNACKVRIKRLPATPDKVLAELKKM, encoded by the coding sequence ATGATCAAAAAAAATCTTATTATTAACAGTGTCCCCAGAACCCTGATCGTCAATGAAGAGGACCGGCTGTCCACCGTGCTCCGGGAAAGCCTGTTCCTCACGGGCGTCAAGGTGGGGTGCGGGGAAGGCCAGTGTGGTGCCTGCAATGTGATCCTCAACGACAAACTGGTGCGGTCCTGTATCACAAAAATGAAACGGGTGCCGGATGATGCCAAAATAACGACCATCGAAGGGGTCGGCACCCCGGACAACCTGCACCCCCTCCAGGCTTCCTGGATGGTTCACGGCGGGGCACAGTGCGGATTCTGCTCCCCCGGCTTCATTGTTTCCAGCAAAGCCCTGCTCGATGAAACCCCGGATCCCTCCCGGGAGGAGGTGAGAGACTGGTTCCAGAAACACAAAAACGCCTGCCGGTGCACCGGTTACAAACCCCTTGTGGATGCGGTCATGGATGCGGCCAAAGTGATGAACAAGCAGATGGCCCCGGAGGAACTGTCGTTCAAACTGCCGGAGGACGGCCGGATATGGGGTTCCAAATACCCCCGGCCCACGGCCCTGGCAAAGGTGACCGGCACCTGTGATTACGGGGCGGACCTGGGAATCAAAATGCCGGCGGAAACCCTGCACCTGGCACTGGTCCAGGCCCGGGTGTCCCATGCCAACATCAAAGGCATCGACACCTCGGAAGCGGAAAAAATGCCCGGTGTCTACAAAGTGGTCACCCACAAGGACGTCCCGGGCAAAAACCGGATCACCGGCTTGATCACCTTTCCCTCCAACAAGGGAGACGGCTGGGACCGCCCGATTTTATGTGATGAAAAAGTGTTCCAGTTCGGGGATGCCATTGCCATCGTATGTGCCGATACCATTGAAAACGCCCGGGCTGCGGCGGAAAAAGTGGTGGTGGACCTGGAACCGCTGCCGGAATACATGAGTGCGCCCGCGGCCATGGCTGACGATGCCATGGAGATCCATCCGGGCACACCCAATGTCTATTATATCCAGAAAATCCAGAAAGGGGAGGATACCGGCCCCTGTTTCAACGACGCCGATGTGGTGGTGGAAGATGATTTCTATGTGGGACGGCAGCCCCATATGCCCATCGAACCGGATGTGGGATTTGCCTATCCGGGCGAGGAAGGCCGCCTGACTATCCATTCCAAATCCATCGGCCTGTTCCTGCACCATGCCATGATCGCCCCGGGCATCGGCATTGAACCGGAAAAACTCATTCTGGTCCAGAACCCTGCCGGCGGCACATTCGGGTACAAGTTTTCCCCCACCATGGAAGCGCTGCTGGGCGTTGCGGCCCTGGCCACGGGCAAACCCGTGTTTTTGAACTATACCTGGTACCAGCAGCAGACCTATACGGGCAAACGGTCCCCGTTTTTCATCAATCTGCGTTTCGCCGCAGACAAGGACGGCACACTCCAGGGCATGGAAAGTGACTGGACGGTTGACCACGGTCCCTATTCCGAATTCGGGGACCTGGTCACCCTGCGCGGGGCCCAGTTTATCGGGGCCGGATACCATATTCCCCGGATCCGGGGAGAAGGCCGGACCGTATGCACCAACCATGCCTGGGGATCGGCCTTCCGGGCCTATGGCTCCCCCCAGAGCGAATTCGCCTCGGAAGTGCTCATGGACATGCTGGCTGAAAAACTGGGCATGGATCCTTTTGACCTGCGGCTGAAAAACGTGTACCGGAAAGGTTCCACCTCTCCCACCGGTTCCGTGCCGGAAAGCTTGAGTCTGCCGGAAATGTTTGAAAAACTCAGGCCCAAATATGAAGCGGCAAAAAAAGCGGCCCAACAGGCCAGCAACGATGCGTTCAAATACGGGGTGGGGCTGTCCGTGGGGGTTTACGGGTGCGGCCTGGACGGGCCGGACAGCTCCCAGGTCAAGGTCTGTCTGAACCCGGACAACAGCGTGACTGTGTTCAATTCCTGGGAAGATCACGGCCAGGGCGCGGACAGCGGATCTTTGGGAACCGCCCATGAAGCCCTGCGGCCGTTAGGGATTTCCCCTGAAAACATCCACCTGGTCATGAACGACACCTCCCGGGTGCCGGACAGCGGCCCTGCCGGCGGCAGCCGGTCCCAGGTGGTCACGGGCCAGGCCATCAAGGCGGCCTGTGAAATGCTTATGGGCGCGATGCGCAAAAGCGACGGCAGTTTCCGTTCCCATGACGAAATGAAACAGGAAAACATCCCCCTTGAATACACCGGCTCCTGGACGGCCCCGGCCGCCAACTGTGACGAAAATGCCCAGGGCAATCCGTTTGCCGTCTATATGTACGGGGTGTTCATGGCACAGGTCTGCGTGGAGACCGCCACAGGTAAAACCCGGGTCGAAAAGATGACGGCGGTGGCGGATGTGGGTAAAATCAACAACCGGCTCACCGTGGACGGCCAGATGTACGGCGGGTTGGCCCAGGGCATCGGTCTGGCCTTGTTCGAAGATTATGAGGACATCAAAAAGCATTCCACCATGATAGGGGCCGGATTCCCCTATATCAAGGCCATTCCCGACGACATCGAGCTGATGTATGTGGAATCTCCCCGGGAACACGGTCCCTTCGGGGCGGCCGGTGTGGGTGAACTGCCGCTGACATCCCCCCATGCCGCGATTATCAACGCCATATACAATGCCTGCAAAGTCCGGATCAAACGCCTGCCGGCCACGCCGGACAAAGTACTGGCAGAACTGAAAAAAATGTAA
- a CDS encoding LysR family transcriptional regulator, which produces MDLYHLKTFFTLAKIRNFTRTAAHLHITQSAVSHAIKKLETSIDAALIDRKSRDLTLTDAGKILFRSCEKIFYELEKTDQDLAGLKKQTPLTIRVGATVEFGTTILINHINAFLDRFPELHIDFLFSHHLLEPLLQDTVDLIIDCKPHTVENLEKIQLFKEQYVTIAAPEFIRKNRITCLDDLARVRILSMDKDLDWWRNFIRAVPSDKQDCLKQVMQINHIRGIINGAISGLGIGFVPRYTVMEELNQNILMDPFPHITPAADDFHIFIKKERLGFKKNQQLITYLTHLAPLKNIFQ; this is translated from the coding sequence ATGGATCTGTATCATCTGAAAACCTTTTTCACCCTGGCAAAGATCCGGAATTTCACCCGAACCGCTGCTCATCTTCACATCACCCAGAGCGCGGTCAGCCATGCCATCAAAAAACTGGAAACTTCCATTGATGCTGCGTTAATCGACCGAAAAAGCAGAGACCTGACCCTGACCGATGCCGGGAAAATCCTGTTCCGATCCTGTGAAAAAATTTTTTATGAACTGGAAAAAACCGACCAGGACCTGGCCGGGCTGAAAAAACAGACCCCCCTCACCATCCGTGTGGGAGCCACTGTGGAGTTCGGCACCACCATTCTGATCAACCATATCAACGCGTTTCTGGACCGGTTCCCGGAACTTCACATCGATTTTCTGTTCTCCCATCACCTGCTGGAACCCCTGCTCCAGGATACTGTGGACCTGATCATTGACTGTAAACCGCACACAGTGGAAAACCTTGAAAAAATCCAGCTGTTTAAAGAGCAATACGTCACCATTGCAGCCCCGGAATTCATTCGAAAAAACCGGATCACCTGTCTGGATGATCTGGCCCGGGTGCGCATTCTTTCCATGGACAAGGACCTTGACTGGTGGCGGAATTTTATCCGCGCCGTCCCTTCGGACAAACAGGATTGTCTGAAACAGGTGATGCAGATCAACCATATCCGGGGCATTATCAACGGTGCCATCTCCGGCCTGGGCATCGGATTTGTCCCCAGGTACACCGTGATGGAGGAACTGAACCAAAACATTCTCATGGACCCTTTCCCCCATATCACCCCTGCGGCGGATGATTTCCATATTTTTATCAAAAAAGAACGGCTGGGGTTTAAAAAAAATCAGCAGTTGATCACCTATCTCACCCACCTGGCCCCGCTGAAAAATATTTTTCAGTAA
- the fdhF gene encoding formate dehydrogenase subunit alpha, which translates to MEQNRITINGHAYDFEPGQTILEVAQQNLIDIPNLCHLKGTRPTGACRVCIVELEESWGRKIVSSCSAPAKNGMTVHTESPKIVAYRKFYIGLMLDSGNHNCDIGARGDESWTDFQIAAMENDQKEELCPVWGDCELQTLAYRYQVKGRVSGRHREAVKLPIEEDNPFIIRDMSRCILCGRCVAACNEVQVNQAIDFGFRGTKEQIIAGTGTTLMNSACVFCGECVQVCPVGALVEKKALGKGRPWEVTKIRTTCPYCGVGCQQLLHVKDDTIVKVTGVEDGAPNQGRLCVKGRFGYDFIYSDKRLKTPLIREKDGFREASWDEALTLVADTFTRIIDESGPDALAGVSCARSINEDSYQMQKLFRAVFKTNNIDHCARTUHAPTVAGLATSFGSGAMTNSFNEFEKAKMFLVVGSNMTEAHPVAATFLKNAVQKGATLIVADPRKHKLVDFAHTHLPLKVGSDIALLNGLMHVLIKEDLYDHAFVETCCDGFDTLKKTVEAYPPEKAGEISGINPELIRQTARLLASVKPVMVCYTLGITEHTCGKNNVMSIANLQMLLGNMGVPCGGVNPLRGQNNVQGACDMGALPNVFPGYQPVGDLSLRQKFEKAWGVDHLPEKTGLMIPEMMEGLVDKTVRGFYIFGENLANTEPDIRKVEHELASAEFLVVQDIFENETTRFAHVVLPAAAWSENDGTFTNSERRVSRVRTASPAPGEAKPNWWIFREIARRMGHTWESDSAKDLWDNEISVLAPNLAGIKYHRIEQDGLQWPCPTESHPGTPILHLEGRFTKGKGSFMPVEWTPAAEVPDDDYPFVLSTGRRLYHYHTRTQTGNCVGLNDMLGEETADISFADAEKLNIEQDEMIRVKSRRGEVTVKARITHEMPEGMVWMAFHFRDGNANWLTNPAYDPDTLTAEYKACAVALEKIA; encoded by the coding sequence ATGGAGCAGAACCGCATCACCATCAACGGCCACGCCTATGACTTCGAACCCGGCCAGACCATCCTGGAAGTAGCGCAGCAGAACCTTATTGACATCCCCAATCTCTGCCATTTGAAAGGCACCCGGCCCACCGGAGCCTGCCGCGTATGCATTGTGGAACTGGAAGAATCCTGGGGAAGAAAGATTGTCTCCTCGTGCAGCGCACCGGCAAAAAACGGCATGACCGTGCATACGGAATCGCCGAAGATCGTGGCGTACCGGAAATTTTACATCGGGTTGATGCTGGATTCCGGGAATCACAATTGCGATATCGGCGCCCGGGGGGATGAATCCTGGACCGATTTCCAGATCGCGGCCATGGAAAACGATCAAAAGGAAGAACTCTGCCCGGTGTGGGGCGATTGCGAACTCCAGACCCTGGCCTACCGGTACCAGGTCAAGGGACGGGTCAGCGGCCGGCACCGGGAAGCGGTCAAGCTCCCCATTGAAGAGGACAACCCGTTCATCATAAGGGATATGTCCCGGTGCATTCTGTGCGGCCGGTGCGTGGCCGCCTGCAACGAGGTCCAGGTGAACCAGGCCATTGATTTCGGTTTCCGCGGCACCAAAGAACAGATTATCGCCGGCACCGGAACCACCTTGATGAACTCCGCCTGCGTGTTCTGCGGTGAATGTGTCCAGGTGTGCCCGGTGGGGGCTTTGGTGGAGAAAAAAGCCTTGGGCAAAGGGCGGCCCTGGGAAGTGACAAAAATCCGCACCACCTGCCCTTACTGCGGGGTGGGGTGCCAGCAGCTGCTGCATGTTAAAGATGACACCATTGTCAAGGTCACGGGTGTCGAGGATGGGGCCCCCAACCAGGGACGACTGTGTGTCAAGGGCCGGTTCGGATATGATTTCATCTATTCGGACAAACGGCTGAAAACACCGCTGATACGGGAAAAAGACGGGTTCCGTGAAGCCTCCTGGGATGAAGCACTGACCCTGGTGGCGGACACATTCACCCGGATCATCGACGAGAGCGGGCCGGATGCCCTGGCCGGAGTCAGCTGCGCCAGGAGCATCAACGAAGATTCCTATCAGATGCAGAAACTATTCCGGGCCGTATTCAAGACCAACAATATCGATCATTGTGCGCGAACTTGACATGCGCCGACTGTCGCCGGTCTGGCGACCTCTTTCGGCTCCGGGGCCATGACCAACTCTTTCAACGAATTTGAAAAAGCCAAAATGTTTCTGGTGGTCGGGTCCAACATGACCGAGGCCCACCCTGTGGCCGCCACTTTTTTGAAAAATGCGGTCCAAAAAGGCGCTACCCTGATTGTGGCAGACCCCAGGAAACACAAACTGGTGGATTTCGCCCATACTCACCTGCCCCTGAAGGTGGGCAGTGACATCGCCCTGCTCAACGGACTCATGCATGTCCTGATCAAAGAAGACCTGTATGACCATGCGTTCGTGGAGACCTGCTGTGATGGATTTGACACCCTGAAAAAGACCGTTGAGGCCTACCCGCCGGAAAAAGCCGGAGAGATCAGCGGCATTAATCCGGAACTGATTCGACAGACGGCCCGGCTTCTGGCCTCGGTCAAACCGGTGATGGTCTGCTACACCTTAGGCATCACCGAACACACCTGCGGCAAAAACAATGTCATGTCCATTGCCAACCTCCAGATGCTTTTAGGCAACATGGGCGTTCCCTGCGGCGGGGTGAACCCGCTGCGGGGCCAGAACAATGTCCAGGGAGCCTGCGACATGGGAGCCCTGCCCAACGTGTTCCCCGGGTATCAGCCGGTGGGAGACCTGTCGTTGCGACAAAAATTTGAAAAAGCCTGGGGCGTGGACCACCTGCCGGAAAAAACCGGACTGATGATTCCCGAGATGATGGAAGGCCTGGTGGACAAGACGGTCCGGGGCTTCTACATTTTCGGGGAAAACCTGGCCAACACGGAACCGGATATCCGCAAGGTGGAGCATGAACTGGCATCGGCCGAGTTTCTGGTGGTCCAGGACATTTTTGAAAACGAAACCACCCGGTTCGCCCATGTGGTGCTGCCGGCAGCGGCCTGGAGCGAAAATGACGGCACGTTCACCAACAGCGAGCGCCGGGTCAGCCGGGTGCGCACCGCCAGTCCGGCACCGGGGGAGGCCAAACCCAACTGGTGGATTTTTCGGGAGATCGCCCGCCGCATGGGACACACCTGGGAATCCGACAGCGCCAAAGACCTGTGGGACAATGAAATCTCGGTCCTGGCCCCCAATCTGGCCGGGATCAAATATCACCGGATTGAACAGGACGGTCTCCAGTGGCCCTGCCCCACGGAATCTCACCCCGGGACTCCGATCCTGCACCTGGAAGGACGGTTCACCAAGGGCAAGGGCAGTTTCATGCCCGTGGAATGGACCCCTGCCGCCGAGGTTCCGGATGACGATTATCCGTTTGTCCTGAGCACGGGACGGCGGCTGTACCACTACCATACCCGGACCCAGACCGGCAATTGTGTAGGCCTCAACGACATGCTCGGAGAAGAGACCGCGGACATTTCATTTGCCGATGCTGAAAAACTCAACATTGAGCAGGATGAAATGATCCGGGTCAAATCCAGGAGAGGCGAGGTCACGGTCAAGGCCCGGATCACCCATGAAATGCCGGAAGGCATGGTCTGGATGGCGTTTCATTTCAGAGACGGCAATGCCAACTGGCTCACCAACCCGGCCTATGATCCGGATACCTTGACGGCTGAATACAAGGCCTGTGCCGTGGCCCTTGAGAAAATCGCCTGA